In a genomic window of Nodosilinea sp. E11:
- a CDS encoding DUF5671 domain-containing protein: MSTDLPAPPDRRSELVQFILLARDRGTSDEFISKLLRDYGWPSREVERAFFEVYEGLLGRPLPTPQGASAELARDAFFYLLAFVTLGIWLQALGEMAFIFINHLIPDRLNNYYNDPSWQVAFALARLIVAYPVYLGLMRQINYDLAAHREKYFSGVRKWLTYLTLLIATIIAIGAVIAFLTSFLRGELTPRFLLKVLVVLVLDGGVLWYYFDWIRRKPAPKVLRLNQESLAHE, translated from the coding sequence ATGAGTACAGACCTTCCCGCACCCCCCGATCGCCGCAGTGAGCTAGTGCAGTTCATTTTGCTGGCGCGCGATCGCGGCACCTCCGACGAGTTCATTAGCAAACTCTTGCGCGACTACGGCTGGCCCTCCCGCGAGGTCGAGCGGGCCTTTTTTGAAGTTTACGAAGGGCTGCTGGGTCGCCCGCTGCCCACACCCCAGGGCGCATCAGCCGAACTGGCGCGCGATGCGTTTTTTTATCTGCTGGCATTTGTCACCCTGGGCATTTGGCTGCAAGCCCTGGGAGAGATGGCGTTTATCTTTATCAACCATCTCATTCCCGACCGTTTGAACAACTACTACAACGACCCGTCGTGGCAGGTGGCCTTTGCTTTGGCTCGCCTGATCGTGGCCTATCCGGTGTATCTGGGGCTAATGCGGCAGATCAACTACGACCTGGCAGCCCACCGCGAAAAGTATTTTTCGGGGGTGCGCAAATGGTTGACGTATCTCACGCTGCTAATCGCCACCATCATTGCCATTGGCGCGGTGATTGCGTTTTTGACCTCGTTTTTGCGGGGCGAGCTGACGCCGCGCTTTTTGCTCAAGGTGCTGGTGGTGCTGGTGCTCGATGGCGGCGTGCTGTGGTACTACTTCGACTGGATTCGGCGCAAGCCTGCCCCTAAGGTTCTCCGGTTAAACCAAGAGAGTTTGGCCCATGAATAG
- a CDS encoding helix-turn-helix transcriptional regulator, producing the protein MPESSPKEPKPESALKQLRDRLGLTQEELSRRCGIPLRTYVRWETGEATPRPTIPQVKALCRELGVAIEDLPDEFGPSG; encoded by the coding sequence ATGCCAGAAAGCAGCCCAAAAGAGCCCAAGCCAGAGTCAGCCCTGAAGCAACTGAGAGACCGCCTAGGCCTGACGCAGGAAGAGTTGTCTCGCCGCTGTGGAATACCGCTGCGAACCTATGTGCGCTGGGAGACTGGAGAAGCTACGCCAAGGCCGACGATTCCGCAGGTGAAGGCACTGTGTAGGGAATTGGGGGTTGCGATCGAGGATTTACCTGATGAGTTTGGGCCATCAGGTTAA
- a CDS encoding host attachment protein: MTRFLVAVVDGARACFFSLEPLAAPELESGPDLMERGELLNPAIEMAGQDLWANTKTGRNRGNGSRGHSYDDHRSNHLVEFERRFALAIGAQIDHLMVHYDLNTLVLVAEPQILGLLRECAAGTYGRSHQVQELAKDLCWMKPRQLQEYLAQRGVLPTRQVALAVGRTPQR; encoded by the coding sequence ATGACTCGCTTTCTCGTAGCCGTAGTCGATGGTGCCAGGGCTTGCTTCTTCAGCTTAGAACCCCTAGCGGCACCGGAGCTAGAATCTGGCCCCGATTTGATGGAGCGCGGTGAATTGCTCAACCCCGCCATTGAAATGGCCGGGCAAGATCTGTGGGCCAACACCAAAACCGGTCGCAATCGGGGGAACGGCAGCCGTGGCCACAGCTACGACGATCACCGGAGCAATCACTTGGTTGAGTTTGAACGCCGCTTTGCCCTGGCCATTGGGGCTCAGATAGACCATCTCATGGTCCACTACGATCTAAACACCCTAGTGCTGGTGGCAGAGCCCCAAATTTTGGGTCTTTTGCGCGAATGCGCGGCGGGCACCTATGGGCGATCTCACCAGGTGCAAGAACTAGCCAAAGACCTGTGCTGGATGAAACCCCGCCAGCTACAGGAATACTTGGCCCAACGAGGGGTGCTGCCTACCCGCCAGGTAGCCCTAGCCGTTGGGCGAACGCCCCAGCGCTGA
- a CDS encoding EAL domain-containing protein, with translation METNPTVNEHNALITDIAVFPDCNTRLFNAGETIFSEGNSADKAYIIESGYVEIFVGTGHDSLQLNVLGPGDFFGEMGIIDASTRSASAKAIGPCRCIVVSAAQVAERIESSSPMVRLLLAVSLHRNRAYNAYLKTLTNPHIGLPRPAVPETAYVRSQQYQQILDDIKLESDLQSAVRNDELSLVYQPLLDLNTRKIVGFESLLRWPCPQRGMVAPQQFVALAEETSLILPMGDWILEHSCADLRHFQHQFDYLGLEHSDFFISINISARQFQQANFFDRLLACTHRHGVNAQQIKLEVTERIFLNEIEAIDAIGKCRAAGFEVSLDDFGTGYSSLNYLERCEIDCLKIDRSFIHKLCTSDRAKILVGSIIDIAHQLGLPTVAEGIETPAQMATLQTMGCDIGQGFLFSHPLPLAEALALVSQPLALGGFDQA, from the coding sequence ATGGAAACCAACCCAACGGTTAATGAGCACAATGCCCTAATAACCGATATTGCTGTATTTCCAGATTGTAATACTCGTCTTTTTAATGCTGGTGAAACTATTTTTTCAGAGGGCAATTCTGCCGATAAAGCCTATATCATTGAGTCTGGCTATGTCGAAATTTTTGTTGGCACCGGCCATGATTCTCTTCAACTCAATGTGTTAGGTCCCGGCGATTTTTTTGGAGAGATGGGCATTATTGATGCCTCGACTCGCTCTGCCTCGGCCAAGGCCATTGGCCCCTGCCGTTGCATTGTGGTGTCAGCCGCCCAGGTGGCAGAGCGCATTGAGTCATCATCGCCCATGGTGCGGTTGCTCCTTGCGGTGTCCCTTCACCGCAATCGTGCCTACAACGCCTATCTCAAGACCTTGACCAATCCCCATATTGGCTTGCCCAGACCAGCTGTACCTGAGACGGCCTACGTGAGAAGCCAGCAGTACCAGCAAATTTTAGACGACATTAAGCTAGAGTCGGACCTACAAAGTGCGGTGCGGAATGACGAACTCTCGCTGGTGTATCAGCCCCTTTTAGATTTAAACACGCGCAAAATTGTTGGGTTCGAATCGCTGCTACGATGGCCCTGCCCCCAACGCGGTATGGTGGCCCCTCAACAGTTCGTTGCCTTGGCCGAAGAGACCTCGCTAATTTTGCCCATGGGCGACTGGATTTTAGAGCATTCCTGCGCCGATCTGCGTCACTTTCAACATCAGTTTGATTACTTAGGTTTAGAGCACAGCGACTTTTTTATTAGTATCAATATTTCAGCTAGACAGTTTCAACAGGCCAATTTCTTTGATCGACTTCTGGCCTGTACCCACCGCCATGGAGTAAATGCCCAACAGATTAAGTTAGAGGTCACAGAGCGGATCTTTTTAAACGAGATTGAGGCCATTGATGCGATCGGAAAATGCCGCGCCGCTGGCTTTGAGGTCTCGCTCGACGATTTTGGCACGGGCTACTCTAGCCTCAATTACCTAGAGCGCTGTGAGATTGACTGTTTGAAAATTGATCGATCGTTTATTCACAAGCTGTGCACCAGCGATCGCGCCAAAATCTTGGTCGGCTCAATTATCGACATTGCCCACCAGCTAGGCTTACCCACCGTGGCCGAGGGCATAGAAACCCCGGCCCAGATGGCGACCCTGCAAACTATGGGCTGCGACATTGGCCAGGGCTTTTTGTTTAGCCACCCCCTACCGCTGGCCGAGGCCTTGGCTCTGGTCAGTCAACCCCTGGCCTTAGGTGGCTTTGATCAGGCCTAG
- the mdh gene encoding malate dehydrogenase yields MTNALPLPRRSSQVTVVGAGNVGSTLAQRLLERNLADVVLVDIVAGRPQGVALDLSQAAGSEGHNRTIVGTNDYQDTANSDIVVITAGLPRRPGMTRDDLTQVNGKIVVDTLRQALAVSPGASVIVVTNPLDVMTYLAWRVSGLPPQQVMGMAGVLDSARFQTFIAWELGVPPQDVSAMVLGGHGDLMVPLPSYTTVSGIPVAELMPASRLQALIDRTRNGGAEIVQLLKQGGAYYAPASSACVMVEAILRNQRRILPLAAHLTGQYGLEDLCLGVPCRLGQTGIEAILELSLTPTEQAALERSAAAVKEQLQQALALLES; encoded by the coding sequence ATGACCAATGCCTTGCCTCTGCCCCGCCGTTCTAGCCAGGTCACCGTAGTCGGGGCTGGCAACGTGGGTAGCACATTAGCCCAGCGCTTGCTCGAACGTAACCTGGCCGATGTCGTGCTGGTCGATATTGTGGCTGGGCGCCCCCAGGGGGTAGCCCTTGACCTCTCCCAGGCGGCGGGCAGCGAGGGCCACAACCGCACCATTGTGGGCACCAACGACTACCAAGACACCGCCAACTCAGACATTGTGGTAATTACCGCTGGGCTGCCCCGCCGCCCCGGCATGACCCGCGACGACCTTACCCAGGTCAACGGCAAGATTGTGGTCGATACTCTGCGCCAGGCGCTGGCCGTATCACCTGGGGCCAGCGTAATTGTAGTTACCAATCCGCTCGATGTGATGACTTACTTAGCCTGGCGGGTTAGCGGCTTGCCGCCTCAGCAGGTCATGGGCATGGCCGGGGTGCTCGACTCGGCCCGGTTCCAAACCTTCATTGCCTGGGAGTTGGGGGTGCCTCCCCAGGATGTCTCGGCGATGGTGTTGGGTGGCCACGGCGACCTGATGGTGCCTCTGCCCAGCTACACCACCGTCAGCGGCATTCCGGTGGCTGAGCTGATGCCGGCCTCCCGCTTGCAGGCGTTAATCGATCGCACTCGCAACGGTGGCGCTGAAATTGTGCAACTGCTCAAGCAGGGAGGGGCTTACTATGCCCCAGCCTCTTCTGCCTGTGTGATGGTCGAGGCCATCTTGCGCAATCAGCGGCGAATTTTGCCCCTGGCTGCCCACCTCACGGGCCAGTACGGCCTAGAAGATCTCTGTCTGGGAGTGCCCTGTCGTCTAGGCCAGACCGGCATTGAAGCAATTCTAGAACTGTCGCTTACCCCGACAGAGCAGGCGGCCCTAGAGCGATCGGCAGCGGCGGTTAAAGAGCAGCTGCAGCAGGCCCTGGCGCTCTTAGAATCGTGA
- a CDS encoding cytosine deaminase, protein MTSTALPEFLRYSADHYWLKNARLPLVCLDDSVPWKTAIAALAAPPVSEDLVAAHIEIEHGRIAAIVPASQALNPAQPAWDLRQGLVWPCFVDCHTHLDKGQTWFRHPNPDGTFDSALAAASADQRHWSAADLYPRMDFGLRCSYAHGTQAVRTHLDALNGQADISFAVFDRLRQEWAGKIALQAVSLVSMDYYDDPAAETLADTVARYGGILGGVIYPQPGIEAQIDRAFALAEARGLDLDFHVDESLDPEAEGLRIVAETKLRRGFRGRVNCGHCCSLSVQASDRAQSTLARLKAADISVVSLPLCNLYLQDRQPGTMPRYRGVTLLPELRQFEVAVALASDNCRDAFFAYGDHDMVEVFTHSVRIGQLDRPIGDWPLAVTRTPAKIMGLEAGLIGVGRPADLVLFKARSFSELLSRPQGDRRVLRQGTAIDTTPPDYAELDALMGLS, encoded by the coding sequence ATGACCTCCACTGCCTTGCCCGAGTTCTTGCGTTATTCTGCCGATCACTACTGGCTAAAAAACGCCCGATTGCCCCTGGTCTGCTTAGATGACTCGGTGCCCTGGAAGACGGCGATCGCAGCCTTAGCCGCCCCACCCGTTTCCGAAGATCTAGTGGCTGCCCATATAGAAATTGAGCATGGACGCATTGCGGCGATTGTGCCCGCCAGTCAGGCCCTGAACCCAGCGCAACCGGCCTGGGACCTGCGCCAGGGTCTAGTATGGCCCTGCTTTGTCGACTGCCATACCCACCTTGACAAAGGCCAAACCTGGTTTCGCCACCCCAACCCCGACGGCACCTTTGACTCAGCCCTAGCGGCCGCCAGCGCCGACCAGCGCCACTGGAGCGCCGCCGACCTCTACCCTCGCATGGACTTTGGGCTGCGGTGTAGCTATGCCCACGGCACCCAGGCGGTGCGCACCCATTTAGATGCCCTCAATGGGCAGGCCGACATTAGCTTTGCGGTGTTTGATCGGCTGCGGCAGGAGTGGGCAGGCAAAATTGCCCTCCAAGCCGTGTCCCTGGTGTCGATGGACTACTACGATGACCCCGCCGCCGAGACCTTGGCCGATACCGTTGCCCGCTACGGCGGTATTCTAGGCGGCGTAATCTACCCCCAACCCGGTATTGAAGCCCAGATCGATCGCGCCTTTGCCCTGGCTGAAGCTCGGGGGCTAGACCTCGACTTTCATGTCGATGAGAGCCTTGACCCCGAGGCCGAGGGGTTGCGCATCGTAGCCGAAACCAAGCTGCGGCGAGGGTTTAGGGGCCGGGTTAACTGCGGTCACTGCTGTAGTCTGTCGGTACAGGCCAGCGATCGCGCCCAATCTACCCTCGCTCGGCTCAAAGCCGCCGACATTAGCGTCGTCAGCCTACCCCTGTGCAATCTCTATCTGCAAGACCGACAGCCCGGCACCATGCCCCGCTACCGAGGGGTTACCCTACTGCCCGAGCTGCGCCAGTTTGAGGTGGCCGTCGCCCTAGCCAGCGACAACTGCCGCGATGCCTTTTTTGCCTACGGCGACCACGACATGGTGGAGGTGTTTACCCATTCGGTTCGTATTGGCCAGCTCGATCGCCCCATCGGCGACTGGCCCCTGGCGGTAACCCGCACCCCAGCAAAAATTATGGGTCTAGAGGCTGGGTTGATCGGGGTAGGTCGCCCCGCCGATTTAGTTCTGTTCAAAGCTCGCAGCTTTAGCGAGCTGCTGTCGCGGCCCCAGGGCGATCGCAGGGTGCTGCGCCAGGGTACCGCCATCGACACCACCCCGCCCGACTACGCCGAACTCGATGCCCTGATGGGTCTAAGCTAA